From the Phycisphaerales bacterium AB-hyl4 genome, the window AACCGCTACGACCCGGTTGTCGCCGACCCGGCCGAGGCGGCGCTGGCTGCTTATGCACTGACCCGGTACGCCGGCTATCTGCACGACCTCGGCGACGAAGACCGCGCTGCGGCGCAACAGGCCCGCGCCGACCTGGCGATCAACCGGCTGGGCGAGTGGTTGCTCGGTGGGGCGGACGAGGCCGAGCCTGGCGAAGCGATGGCGGCGGCGTCGCTGACGCTGCTGAGCCTGGTCGACACGCCCGGCCGAACGGGCGCGCAGCGCGAGATGCGCGATGCGCTCGGCCGATGGCTTGTCGAGCGTGTGGCTGACGATGGCCAGCGTGATGATCTGGCAGTGGCGGATGATGCGGCTGACGATCAGGCGGAGCAGGCGAAGCCGGACGGCGCGGCGCTGGCGCTGACCACGGCGGCGCTGGCGGGGTTGTGGGAGCAGCAGCGCGACGCGGCGCTGGGCGAGGTGGTGTCGCGGTTGCTTGATGAGCAGTCGCAGGCATCGCCGAACGTGGCGTCGTTGTGGTGGCGGGCGCTGGCGTACGAGCGTGGGGGGCGGTTGTTGTCGGATGAGCAGTCGCAGGCGTGGCGGTCGTTGGGGCAGCTCGGCCGAACGTTTTTGCGTCGGCAGGTCACGCGTGCGCCGGACCTCGGCCCGGCGGATGTGGTGGGGGGAATCGAGTTGAGTCGCATCACCAGCGACGGCCCGCCGAACCCTGACTGGCGCACAGGTCATGTGCTCGCGTACCAGGCGGTCGCGCTGCGCACGCCTGAGATGCTCGATGACCAGCAGCTCATCGACTGGCTGTTGAGTGCGGGGTTGTCGGCTCGCTTCCTCGCGCAGCTTGTGATCGACGAGCCCGCGGCGTACAGCCTGAGAAGCCCGGCCGACGCGCTGGGCGGCGTTCGCCTCGCGCCGTGGAACAATCACCTGACCGTCTCCGCGCAGGCGATGACGCTGCTGGCGATCCTCGAACTGCAAGCCTCGCTCGAACACCTTGCAGAGCGGGGGATGTGACGGTTGCCGATCGAATCACAAAACGAAAGCGATGGAATCATGCCCATGCGTTTGACGCGATCATGGTTGATGCTGTTGTGCCTGCTCGCGTTGACGATCGCCTCGGCGGATGTGCGGGCAGACGCTAGCGCCGATGCAGACGCAGACGCAAATTCAGACGCCGGCGCGGGCGAGGCGGTGCAGTTGGAGACGGTGCACCGTTTTCAGTTCACCGATGAAGCCTCCAGCGCCACCGAGCTGAGCGGCATCACCTGGGTCGAAGGCGACCGCTATTTGGCTGTGTCGGACAAGCATGATCGCATCTACCCGCTGCGCATCACGCTCGACATGGCCAGCGGCGCGATCGAGGACATCGAGGTTGGCCCGAGTGTCACGCTGCTTCGCGACGACGGCCGACCGCTCGGCCGAACCGACCTCGAAGGCGTCGCCTATGACCGTCGTACGAACACCGTGCTCACCGCCGACGAGCTGGGCCCGACCCTTCGCGAGCATCAGCCGGACACGGGCACGCTGCTTCGCGAGCTTACGCCGAGCAGTCATCCCGACCTGCGCGTGTTCGCTCGCATCCGGACCAACCTCGCGTGGGAATCGTTGACGCTCACGCCCGACGGCCGACACGTCTGGACCGCCAACGAAGAGTCGCTGCGCAACGACGGCCCGCGCTCCACGCCCGACGCTGGCACGCTCGTCCGCCTTCAACGCCTCACCCGCGACCTCGAACCCGTCGGCCAGTGGGCCTACCGCACCGACCCGCTGCCCGGCCGCATCACCTTCCCGCCACGTTTCGCCCGCCGCGAGGCCGCCGGCGTGTCGGAGCTGCTCGCCCTCGACGACGGCCGACTGCTCGCGCTCGAGCGACACTTCGGCGGTACGGACGCGGGGCTGGCCCACTTCCGCATCCGCATCTACGAAATCGACTTCACCGACGCGACCGACACCACCGACATCGATCGCTTCTTCGACCTCGCGGACGACGAAATCAACACCGTCGCCAAACGCCTCGTCTGGGAAACCATCTCCTACGCCCCGATCGACAACCTCGAAGGCATGACGCTCGGCCCCGAGCTGGACACCGGCGACCGCGCGGTGCTGCTCATCGGCGACAACAACGGCGGCCACACCCACGCCCTCTACGCCCTGCGGCTGCTCCGACCGTGACAGACGGTACGGCAAGCTGGCGGAATTCCTGTAAAGTCCTTACTTTTCACGCGTTCCCAACGTAGGATGTCGTTATGTCCCAGGCGCCGGTCAGTCAGGAAACCACCCGCGGCTTCGAGCCGCCGCGAAACACGCAGTTCAGCGTCTTCCTCAACAATCGTGTGGGGCAGTTGCTTGATCTTGTCCGCATTTTCGACGGCCAGGCCGCCACGCTTGCCGGCTTGAGTGTCGTTGACTCGGCCGACCATGCCGTGGTGCGAATCCTGACTTCCCGCGCGGAACTGGCCCGCCGACTGCTGCTGCGGCGCGGCATGGCGTTCAGCGAGGCCGAGGTGCTCGCCGTCGAGTTGGATCACGACAAGTCGCTCGCTCATCTGTGTCAGAGCCTGCTCGCTGCCGAGGTGAACATCTACTACGCCTACCCGCTGATCGTTCAGCCGCGCGGCTATCCGGTGATCGCGGTCTATACCGACGACCTGCTGCTGTCCGCCCAACTGCTCCGCCGTAAGCTCTTCACCCTGCTGGCCGAGAATGACCTGGGTGACAACCGCTCCCACGGCCCGTCTGGAAACCCCGGTCCTTCCGGAAATCCCGGCAATCCCCCCAACAACCCCCACCCCCCCAGCGACCGCCACTCGTTTCAGTGATAGTGATACAAATCAAGCTCCGCTATCCAAAGAATAAAGCCCAGGCATGGCCATGCCTGGGCTTTAACCGTTAATCTCAACCGTCGATCTCACATCCGCCTCAACCGCATCCGCCCGCGATCAAAACTCGAACACCACGGCTCCGTAATACTTCAAATTGTTATGCCGCGAGCCTGGCAGCGGGTCGGATTCGTACTGGTTTTCTATGCCGAGCTTCACGCTCAGGCCGTCGACTTCGCTGACCAGAACCTGCCACTCCAGTCCGGAGGTGATGCGATATTCGCCCAGGTCTTCGAGGTTGGGGAAGATCGTCAGCGAGCCGGTGAGCCGCTGGTTTTCGGTGATGTTCCACCGCAGCAGCGACGCGCCCAGCAGCGCCTCGGGCGTGAACTTGCGTCCGCCGCGCACTTCGTACGTCGAACCGGCACCGATGCGGGCGACCAGTTCAAGGTCGTCTTCCTTGATCACTTCATAACCCAGACCAGCGTACGCGCCGAAGCGGTGCCGCCAACCGCGGAAGTGGTCGAAATCGTAGTTGCCCTGGGCAAACAGGAACATCGGCGACTCCGGCAGCAGCCAGTCTTTGGTCAGCTCGCTGCGGAACTCGTTCTGCGTGCTCGCGCTGCCGTCTCGGCCGTAGAAATAGCCGGCGTTGATCAGCCAGCGGTGCTCGTCGGTCTCCCTGCGGGCGCGAAACTGGCTGTTGACGCTGTTGGTTCGCGTGTCGCCGTCCGTGCCGGAAAAGCCCAGCGAGATCGAGCCTTCCCAGTTGGCGAAAAAGCCTTCGCCATCGAGGTCGATTTCGACCGGCTCGCCATCGGCCGCGGCCGCGTCGGGGTCGTCCCCGCCCAGTCGAACCAGAGGCAGCACGCCGTCCTCGTCCGTCGTCAGCTTGCGCACTCGGCCGGTGGGCACGACAAACTGCCCAAGCACCTCATGTTCGAAAATCACATGGTTCGACGTGATGTCGATCAGCCGACCCTTGAGCACTTCGCCTGATGTCAGCTCCAACTCATCTGCCACCACCGCGTCGCTTCCGAGCGCAACAGCCACGAACAGACAGCAGACCTTCGCAAACCTTCGCATCGTGTCATTCCTCAGCAAAATAATCAAAAACCCGACAGGGTTATCGGCAATCCCACTATATCTAAATGAAAACCCGCGGTGCGGCGTCCAAGCCTGAGCGACTTAAGTCGCTCAGCCTCCCCCACACCCCACACCCCACACCCCACGCCCCCAAGCCCCAAGCCCCACGCCCACTCCACCCACCCATCGCCCCCCGTTTTACCCCGCCCCCGTACTGCGGTACCTTCTCCCTGACATGCCGACGTGCCGCGGCCTGCGGCCAACAGTCACCTTGACGACCCACCATGCTCAAGCTCGCCACCATCCTCGACAATCCCGGTGAACCGCCCGTCCACACCCGCTACCGCGATCCGCGCGAGTTGAAAAGCCTCGGCTACACCGGCGTGGTCATCTACGAATCCACCGCGCTCTCCGGCGTCGAGTCGGCCGAGGTCGTCACCTCCGGCGAAATGCGCCGATGGACCATCAACCAGATGGATCACATCGCCCGCGCCATCGACGACGCCCACGCCGCCGGCCTGAAGGTCTACCTCTTCTACGATGTGCTCGTGCTGCCTGCCGACGTGGTCAACCGCAACCTCATCGCCCTGACCTGCAAAAACCGCCCGACCACGCTCTGCCCCGCCAGCGAGCAGGCGATCGAGTTGTCCACCGCCGCGTTGCAGAGCACGCTCGCCCGCTGGCCACGCGTCGAAGGCGTTGTGCTCCGCTTCGGCGACACCGACGCCCGCCGACTGCCGCACCTCGTCGGCAACGAAATCTACAGCCCGCATTGCCCGCGCTGCTCCCAGCTCGGCCGGGCCGACCGCGTGGTCAATATCGTCAACCGCTTCCACGACCTCGTCGTCAAGCAGATGGGTAAACAGCTGATCGCTCGCGCGTGGAACGTCCGCCCCAACGGGCTGCATGACTCCGTCGAGCTTGCCCGCCGAGTGATCGACCGCCTGCCCGAGCCCGACGGCGACCGCTTCCTGCTCTCGTTCAAGTTCACGCAGACCGACTTCTGGCGATACCAGAAATGGAACCCCGCCAGCCTCGCCTGCGGCGACCGCCCGATCATCTACGAGTTGCAATGCCAGCGCGAGTTTGAAGGCAAGGGCGGTATCCCCAACTTCCAGGCCTCGCTCTGGCGTGACGGCTATCCCGAAACGCGCGAAGACGACGAGCCCGCCGGCCTTAAAAACGTGGGCGACAAGGTCAACCTCGCCGGCGTGTGGGCGTGGGTGCGCGGCGGCGGCTGGGGCGGGCCGTTCGTCAAGAACGAAACATGGATCGACGCCAACGTCTTCGCAGCCCCGCGACTCGCGGACGACCCGAGCCTGGATGCCGCCGACCTTGCCAGAGCCTGGGTCGAGCAACGGCTGGGCATCACCGACGCCGCCATCACGCAAAGCCTGGTCGACATTCTCGAACACTCGCCGGAGATCGTCCGCCAGGCGTTTTACATCGGCCCGTTCGCCCGCACGAAGACCGACGCGTGGCATCCCAGTGCCGACTGGATTCAGGACGACGTGCTCGACGCGCAGGCCGCCTGGCGAATCGTCCAACGCCTCAGCGATGCGCAGCTCGATGAACTCGTCAGCGAAAAGTCGCGCGTCGTCGAACAACTCGGCGACGACCGCGCCGCGCTGCAACGCCTGGTCAGCGACCGCAATCACGCGACGCTCGAGCCGTTGGTGAACACGCTGACGTATGCCGAGTCGTTCTGCGAAACCTTGCGCGATCTGCTTGCCGGCCTCGTGGCGTATCGCCGCTATCAGAAGAATCACTCACCCGCCGCGGCAACCATCGCTCGGCAGAAGCTGCTCGCAGCGCAGTCGCATTGGAACCACCACACGCAACGCCACGGCTCGATGCCCGGCGTCGCGACCGCGTTCCGCGAAGAACATTTCTGGGAAGTGACGCAGGATGCGCTGGCGGCGCTGAGCGAATCAACCACAACCTGATTTCGTCTCACGTTGGAAGCCCACACCGTGACGGTGTGGGCTTCGTGCCCCTGAACACAACCGCGCTCACCCCTCCAG encodes:
- a CDS encoding esterase-like activity of phytase family protein, producing the protein MRLTRSWLMLLCLLALTIASADVRADASADADADANSDAGAGEAVQLETVHRFQFTDEASSATELSGITWVEGDRYLAVSDKHDRIYPLRITLDMASGAIEDIEVGPSVTLLRDDGRPLGRTDLEGVAYDRRTNTVLTADELGPTLREHQPDTGTLLRELTPSSHPDLRVFARIRTNLAWESLTLTPDGRHVWTANEESLRNDGPRSTPDAGTLVRLQRLTRDLEPVGQWAYRTDPLPGRITFPPRFARREAAGVSELLALDDGRLLALERHFGGTDAGLAHFRIRIYEIDFTDATDTTDIDRFFDLADDEINTVAKRLVWETISYAPIDNLEGMTLGPELDTGDRAVLLIGDNNGGHTHALYALRLLRP
- a CDS encoding acetolactate synthase; this encodes MSQAPVSQETTRGFEPPRNTQFSVFLNNRVGQLLDLVRIFDGQAATLAGLSVVDSADHAVVRILTSRAELARRLLLRRGMAFSEAEVLAVELDHDKSLAHLCQSLLAAEVNIYYAYPLIVQPRGYPVIAVYTDDLLLSAQLLRRKLFTLLAENDLGDNRSHGPSGNPGPSGNPGNPPNNPHPPSDRHSFQ
- a CDS encoding YdiY family protein, coding for MRRFAKVCCLFVAVALGSDAVVADELELTSGEVLKGRLIDITSNHVIFEHEVLGQFVVPTGRVRKLTTDEDGVLPLVRLGGDDPDAAAADGEPVEIDLDGEGFFANWEGSISLGFSGTDGDTRTNSVNSQFRARRETDEHRWLINAGYFYGRDGSASTQNEFRSELTKDWLLPESPMFLFAQGNYDFDHFRGWRHRFGAYAGLGYEVIKEDDLELVARIGAGSTYEVRGGRKFTPEALLGASLLRWNITENQRLTGSLTIFPNLEDLGEYRITSGLEWQVLVSEVDGLSVKLGIENQYESDPLPGSRHNNLKYYGAVVFEF